The following proteins are encoded in a genomic region of Actinomadura sp. NAK00032:
- a CDS encoding DUF6801 domain-containing protein — MRSRNRIAAALAVAALVAACVGAVPAAAAAGPATLGLDYHCTFPLLGPQPVHVDLTATVPDRVEVGEVMPGIVVDSVSAVNAESARGLTALDATTLEGHALADAMLTVPEMPDGLPVEVDSALEKTSIPASGGFSVKGRGQAPDLTFTQPGPGKVTVGNLVLTLTPRTDDGGESGLGTFESECTQDPGQNNVLASFTIGDTTEPAHHTYSLKGSSTLKSGGATVPLTGALNAEVNGTDVTTGLTLAPSKTQFQLLGFLPTTADVAFAAQSEPGTYKDGVLTAKAKVAASFPAFSVFGAIPIGGGENCRTSAPSDMALTSATGFDLRQGGDLKGAYALSPLADCGALTGLLSSAVTGPDNPIALTLTPDDE; from the coding sequence GTGAGAAGCAGAAACAGAATCGCCGCCGCGCTGGCCGTCGCCGCGCTCGTCGCAGCGTGCGTCGGTGCCGTTCCGGCCGCCGCCGCGGCCGGGCCCGCCACGCTCGGCCTGGACTACCACTGCACGTTCCCCCTGCTCGGCCCGCAGCCCGTGCACGTGGACCTCACCGCGACCGTGCCCGACCGCGTCGAGGTCGGCGAGGTGATGCCGGGGATCGTCGTCGACTCGGTGTCGGCGGTGAACGCCGAGTCCGCGCGCGGCCTCACCGCGCTGGACGCGACGACGCTCGAAGGGCACGCGCTCGCGGACGCGATGCTGACCGTCCCCGAGATGCCGGACGGCCTGCCCGTCGAGGTCGACTCCGCCCTGGAGAAGACATCGATCCCCGCGTCCGGCGGCTTCAGCGTGAAGGGTCGCGGCCAGGCGCCCGACCTGACGTTCACCCAGCCGGGCCCCGGCAAGGTCACCGTGGGGAATCTCGTCCTGACGCTGACCCCTCGGACGGACGACGGCGGCGAATCCGGTCTCGGCACCTTCGAGTCGGAGTGCACGCAGGATCCGGGGCAGAACAACGTCCTCGCCAGCTTCACCATCGGTGACACGACCGAACCCGCCCACCACACGTACTCGCTGAAGGGTTCGTCCACCCTCAAGTCGGGCGGCGCGACCGTCCCGCTGACCGGCGCCCTGAACGCCGAGGTCAACGGCACCGATGTCACCACGGGCCTCACGCTCGCCCCGTCCAAGACCCAGTTCCAGCTTCTCGGCTTCCTGCCGACGACGGCCGACGTCGCCTTCGCCGCGCAGAGCGAACCCGGCACCTACAAGGACGGCGTGCTCACCGCCAAGGCGAAGGTGGCGGCGAGCTTCCCGGCGTTCAGCGTCTTCGGTGCGATCCCGATCGGGGGCGGCGAGAACTGCCGCACCTCCGCGCCGTCCGACATGGCCCTGACCTCCGCCACTGGGTTCGACCTGCGGCAGGGCGGCGACCTCAAGGGCGCCTACGCGCTCTCTCCGCTCGCCGACTGCGGCGCCCTGACCGGCCTCCTCAGCTCCGCCGTCACGGGCCCGGACAACCCGATCGCCCTGACCCTCACCCCCGACGACGAGTAG
- a CDS encoding DUF6801 domain-containing protein, translated as MEAKLSKRRRAGAKGLAAAAVGGLGLSMLGVLAAGPAMAEPVNQSINYHCVFPLIGNQPLTVDVESDIPKQIPVGELTPAFHIKATAHITGTITNGLRAVKATTLEGTATADAVLSVPESPELPVAVDVVIPPVDIPQQAGATWDLVAEGDAPQLVFSEAGPGEIFVENMLQRINPKKADGSEVWAGGKDVQCTKDPGQDDPFATFEITNGTPTPTPTPTPTPTPTPTPTPTPTPTPPTPTPTPPTPTPTPPTPTPTPPTPTPTPPTPTPTPPTGGGEHYDFTIAGETFVKGPNGKAPLTGTVGADLNLDTGEVTADLQLDPTKGNFQILGFLPVTADIGLNSQGKTTGLYKDGQLTTNTKVITKLSSFKAFGAIPLGGGEQCQTKEPSDVQLQSAAGEFFDPGAGGKISGTYSLSDIENCGPLTGILSLFTAGDGNTIDLTLTPKA; from the coding sequence TTGGAAGCCAAGCTCAGCAAGCGCAGAAGGGCCGGGGCCAAGGGCCTCGCCGCCGCGGCCGTCGGCGGTCTCGGCCTCTCCATGCTCGGCGTGCTGGCCGCCGGCCCCGCGATGGCGGAACCGGTCAACCAGTCGATCAACTACCACTGCGTCTTCCCGCTGATCGGCAACCAGCCGCTCACGGTGGACGTCGAGTCCGACATCCCCAAGCAGATCCCGGTCGGCGAGCTGACGCCCGCGTTCCACATCAAGGCGACCGCGCACATCACCGGCACGATCACCAACGGGCTGCGCGCCGTGAAGGCCACCACCCTGGAGGGCACGGCCACGGCGGACGCGGTGCTGTCGGTGCCCGAGTCGCCGGAGCTGCCGGTGGCGGTCGACGTCGTCATCCCGCCGGTCGACATCCCGCAGCAGGCGGGCGCGACCTGGGACCTGGTCGCCGAGGGCGACGCCCCGCAGCTGGTCTTCAGCGAGGCCGGCCCCGGCGAGATCTTCGTCGAGAACATGCTGCAGCGCATCAACCCGAAGAAGGCCGACGGCAGCGAGGTCTGGGCGGGCGGCAAGGACGTCCAGTGCACGAAGGACCCGGGCCAGGACGACCCGTTCGCCACCTTCGAGATCACCAACGGGACGCCCACGCCGACCCCCACCCCGACGCCCACCCCCACTCCCACGCCGACCCCCACCCCCACGCCGACCCCCACCCCGCCCACCCCCACGCCGACTCCTCCCACCCCCACGCCCACCCCTCCCACCCCGACCCCGACTCCGCCCACCCCGACCCCCACGCCTCCGACCCCCACCCCCACGCCTCCCACCGGTGGCGGTGAGCACTACGACTTCACCATCGCCGGTGAGACGTTCGTGAAGGGCCCGAACGGCAAGGCGCCGCTGACGGGCACCGTCGGCGCCGACCTGAACCTCGACACGGGCGAGGTCACCGCGGACCTGCAGCTCGACCCGACCAAGGGCAACTTCCAGATCCTCGGCTTCCTGCCGGTGACCGCCGACATCGGGCTGAACTCGCAGGGCAAGACGACCGGCCTCTACAAGGACGGGCAGCTGACGACCAACACCAAGGTCATCACCAAGCTGTCGTCGTTCAAGGCGTTCGGCGCGATCCCGCTGGGTGGCGGCGAGCAGTGCCAGACGAAGGAGCCGTCGGACGTCCAGTTGCAGTCGGCCGCGGGCGAGTTCTTCGACCCGGGTGCCGGCGGCAAGATCAGCGGCACGTACTCGCTGTCCGACATCGAGAACTGCGGACCGCTGACCGGCATCCTCAGCCTCTTCACCGCCGGCGACGGCAACACCATCGACCTGACCCTCACGCCCAAGGCGTGA